Proteins from a single region of Methanobrevibacter ruminantium:
- a CDS encoding 30S ribosomal protein S24e: protein MEIEIFEKKENVLFDRTEVKFYVSYVGEPTPKLLDVKSKLVAMLDTKKELIVVDNIQPGYGEPKATGYAKVYGRESSLIDVEKPSIIEKNKEPEAPAEEEDEAEE from the coding sequence ATGGAAATCGAAATTTTTGAAAAGAAAGAAAACGTTTTATTTGATAGAACTGAAGTTAAATTTTATGTTTCATATGTAGGAGAACCAACTCCTAAGCTTTTAGATGTCAAAAGCAAATTAGTTGCTATGCTTGACACTAAAAAAGAATTAATCGTTGTAGACAACATTCAACCAGGATATGGTGAACCTAAAGCAACTGGTTACGCTAAAGTATATGGTAGAGAATCATCTTTAATTGATGTAGAAAAACCAAGCATCATTGAAAAGAACAAAGAACCAGAAGCTCCTGCTGAAGAAGAAGATGAAGCGGAAGAATAA